The Humulus lupulus chromosome 3, drHumLupu1.1, whole genome shotgun sequence genome window below encodes:
- the LOC133822673 gene encoding probable alpha,alpha-trehalose-phosphate synthase [UDP-forming] 9, with product MKLYTEATDGSYIDPKESALVWHHQDADPYFGSCQAMELLDHLENVLANESVVVKRGQQIVEVKPQGITKGLVADKVLSMMINEGKPVDFVMCIGDDRSDEDMFESISSIASNSSLPVVPEMHRWGLTVAELGEGEGPGEV from the exons ATGAAATTGTATACAGAAGCAACTGATGGATCTTATATAGATCCCAAGGAGAGTGCCTTGGTATGGCACCATCAAGATGCTGATCCTTATTTTGGATCTTGCCAGGCTATGGAACTGTTAGATCATCTCGAAAATGTCCTTGCAAATGAATCTGTAGTTGTTAAGAGGGGACAGCAGATAGTTGAAGTAAAGCCACAG GGAATTACTAAAGGACTCGTTGCAGACAAAGTTCTTTCTATGATGATCAATGAAGGGAAGCCAGTAGACTTTGTGATGTGCATTGGTGATGATAGATCCGATGAGGACATGTTCGAAAGCATATCAAGTATAGCTTCCAACTCATCTCTCCCTGTAGTTCCCGAG ATGCATCGGTGGGGTTTGACAGTGGCAGAGCTTGGCGAAGGCGAAGGGCCTGGCGAAGTGTAG
- the LOC133822672 gene encoding transcription factor MYB8-like encodes MRKPCCDKQDINKGAWSIQEDQKLIDYINKHGEGCWRTLPKAAGLLRCGKSCRLRWINYLRPDLKRGNFAEDEEDLIIKLHALLGNRWSLIAGRLPGRTDNEIKNYWNSHLRRKLINMGIDPNNHRLTHTATTTTTTTTAPRPQLTLHHNNKNDIRTTTTTTSSAVVKSSKNDRVPPAKPHRENGGGDHHEISDAASCLEDNQEYISTCSAHRDHHRLPDLNLDLTMSMDSTTAPLQQPDQPYGYHNTNNNVKDDDEAREPKFNAHQNNNHNPSQLRNDYCFEVLDSSSAAPTLPLFI; translated from the exons ATGAGAAAACCTTGTTGTGATAAGCAAGACATAAACAAAGGAGCTTGGTCCATACAAGAGGACCAGAAGCTTATTGATTACATCAACAAACACGGCGAGGGTTGCTGGCGAACCCTTCCCAAGGCTGcag GCTTGCTTCGATGTGGAAAAAGTTGTCGGCTAAGATGGATTAATTATCTGCGTCCAGACCTTAAAAGAGGCAACTTTGCTGAAGATGAAGAAGATCTCATCATTAAACTCCATGCACTCCTAGGCAACcg gTGGTCACTAATTGCTGGAAGATTGCCTGGACGTACGGACAACGAGATAAAGAACTATTGGAACTCTCATCTAAGGAGAAAGCTCATAAACATGGGCATTGATCCCAATAACCACCGCTTAACTCACACagccaccaccactactactactactactgccccTCGTCCCCAGCTAACTCTTCatcataataataaaaatgatataCGTACAACCACAACTACTACTTCATCGGCCGTCGTTAAAAGCTCTAAAAACGACCGAGTTCCTCCGGCCAAACCGCACCGCGAAAACGGCGGCGGCGATCATCACGAGATATCGGACGCCGCAAGTTGCTTGGAAGATAATCAGGAGTACATCTCGACATGTTCTGCTCATCGTGATCATCACCGGTTGCCTGATTTAAACCTAGACCTCACCATGAGCATGGATAGTACTACAGCTCCTTTGCAGCAGCCAGATCAACCTTATGGTTATCATAATACTAATAATAATGTCAAAGATGATGATGAAGCTCGTGAGCCAAAATTTAACGCTCATCAGAATAATAATCATAATCCCAGTCAATTGAGGAACGACTACTGCTTCGAAGTGCTCGACTCCTCATCTGCAGCTCCAACACTCCCTCTCTTCATATAA
- the LOC133824117 gene encoding secreted RxLR effector protein 161-like: protein MDNVPYASGIESLMYAMVCTRPDLAQAMSIVSKFISNPEESHWEALKWILRYVKGTLDVGLIYDSRFTNKDEVAGYVDSDYAGCLDTRRSTTGYVFTAQNGCISWKATQQKVVALSSTEAEYMATTEAIKEDIWIKGSTKELDFNYKNLTVYCDN from the coding sequence ATGGATAATGTACCCTATGCTAGTGGGATTGAGAGCCTAATGTATGCGATGGTATGTACTCGACCTGATTTGGCTCAAGCAATGAGCATTGTTAGCAAGTTTATTTCTAACCCTGAAGAATCTCACTGGGAAGCTCTTAAATGGATTTTAAGATATGTCAAAGGCACTCTTGATGTTGGTTTAATCTATGATTCAAGGTTTACTAACAAAGATGAAGTGGCTGGTTATGTTGACTCTGATTATGCAGGATGTCTAGATACTCGAAGATCTACCACTGGTTATGTTTTTACAGCTCAAAATGGATGCATTAGTTGGAAAGCTACACAACAGAAAGTGGTTGCTCTGTCTTCAACCGAGGCAGAATACATGGCTACAACAGAGGCTATCAAGGAAGATATTTGGATTAAAGGATCGACAAAAGAGCTCGATTTCAACTATAAAAACCTCACTGTATATTGTGACAATTAG